The nucleotide sequence CAGGCTCAAGTAGAACTAGCCGATGTTGGCGCCGACAATGGTGTAGTGCATGCCATCGATGGCGTACTGCTTAGTTCTGAAACTGTAGTAGATATTGCCATTGACAATAGCTTTACGACGCTCACTACCGCGGTGGTGACCGCAGAGCTTCTTCCGGCTTTGACTGATCCGTTCGCAAATCATACTGTATTTGCGCCAACTGATGAGGCATTTGATATGCTTGCTGCAGAACTAGAAACAGATTTGGATGGTCTGTTGGGATTACCAAATCTCGCTGATATACTACTCTATCATGTTGTTGGTGAAGACCTTCTATCCACAGAGTTGACAGAAGGTGGTTTGTTGATGTTGAACGGTCAAAACACAGTTATTGATTTAAGCGATGGCGTTCAAATCAATAACGCCACGGTAATAGGGCCAGACAATGGAGCTGATAACGGAATAGTACACATCATCAACGCAGTGCTTGATCAAAACTTCGTTAACTGCGAAACAGACTTTTTCCTTGCGCCTCAAAACTTGGAAGTAGTACAATCGCAATTCTCTGAAGATATTACGTTTCAGTGGGATCCGGTTCCGGGATCAGTTATTTGTCAACTGAGGCTTCAAACTTTCATTACCGAAACTGCGGAGAATATTTTCGTGGAAGCAGATGAGGACGGAAGTGAGCCTTCTCAAATAACTCTTTCTCAATCTGATTTTGACGGCAATGATATTTACCAAGTCAAAGTTCGCTGTGCTTGTTCTATAGACCCATTGGTTGCGAGTGATTTTTCTCAAATAGTATTGTTCGTTCCTTTCGGAGACAATGTAATCTCTTCGGAACAAGGCATTCAAACAGCTAATGGAATCAATACGATGACTGTCTTCCCAAATCCATCGAATCTAGGATATATCAACCTAAGGATTTCGAATTCTGAGAATACTGCCAGTGAGGGTTTGCTCGAAATAAGAGACATTACCGGAAGAAGTGTTGCATCGAGAAGAGTGGTGGTTGAAGCAAATCAACTACTTCAAGTAGAAACGAATAATATGCCTGCAGGGATGTACACGGTTTCTTATACTTCCGGTTCAGAAAGAGTAACGGAACGATTTGTAGTAGAATAACTACCGTCCATTCTAACATTTATATTAAAATGACTAAGAGGCTGTCCCTACAAAAGAGACAGCCTCTTTTCTATGAAAGATCTTCAATTTTAAGCATTCCCGCTTTAGTGAATGTGTTTTCACTCTAAAACAAACTGTAGTTCATTTGATTGTTGCTGTTGAATTGCATTGTGGTGCTTCAATTTGTTTTATTCCCTTTTGAATCTTTATTTATAATCAGCCACTTTTCTTAATGTCTCACACCTATTCTGAGATCAAACTACTTGGTAAAGTCTCCTCAGACCTTGAAGCATGATTTTGCGAAGTGCTTTCAACTTAAAAGATGCAAGTACTTTATCATAATTGGTAAAGCAAGCCAGAGCCTGAAGTTTTTCATCTACAAGGAGAGTTGAGCATCCTTAAAATGTCACAAATCCTTATCTTCGAGCAAACAAATGTAATATGAGACAATTTACAAGCATTTTGATTTGCTCCTTTTTGGTTCTGTTCTTCTTTTCTTGTGAGGAGATTTTCGAAGACGATGCCCAAAATCTTGGAGAAGAGTACTTCGAATGCAAAATAAATGGAGAGCCTTTCGAAGGGATTGGTATTCCCGCTCAATGCAATAAATTGACTTTTGATTATTTCCCTGAGCCTTATCTGGATTTACCGGCGGGCTATATGGCGATGGGTGCCAATAATTGTGTCGACACGATGTCTTTTCTCTTGACGTTTCAAGGAATATCACCTGAAGCTAATGGAATGACGTCTCTTGGGTCCCTCAGTTATGCAGACGCTTTCAGACCTTCATTGCGCTTGACCAATAACACAACTTATGATCGCTTGCTGGATGGTAGTTTTAAAATCGACCAGTTCAATGGGCGCAAGAAGCACGGAGCAGGCAGGCTAACAGGAACCTTCGAAATGAGGTTGATAGATTCCGAAAAAACTGACACCTTGACCATTACGGATGGTCGGTTCAATTTTTACATTACGCAAAAGCTTCATTGAAAAAAATCTAAGAAAAGATAGTTTAGAAAGCCGCTTCACAAGCGGCTTTCTTGTTTAGTTGCAATCGGGAGCACTGAAGGCTACAGTTTTAGTGTTGCCTCTGGAGATGGCCGTTGTCATTTCAAATCTCAAGGTGCGTGAGATCGAGGCAGGCAGTTAAGCTTGAAAATATTAACTACTTAAAAAAGCTTCCAATCTACCCGAGGTGAGGGTATTTAAAGAGATTAATACCGTCTAAAAGCCATGATAGTATCTCGTTATCACCATTGTATGTAATCGAATATTGACTAACTTTAAACTAGTCGAAAAGCTCGAATAGTAAGCCGCTAAATTCTAGTATTTGACATCAGTGACTAACAACTAAAATCATATGTCATGTGTAGATTTGTAGCATATTTAGGAGACCCTATCATAGTAGAAGACATTATTGTAAAACCTGCCAATTCGTTGATTCACCAAAGTTATGACGCCGAAGAGTCGGTTATGACTGTAAATGGTGATGGTTTCGGTTTAGGTTGGTATAATTCGGGGATTAGAAAAGAGCCTGGGTTGTTCAAATCCGTGCTACCTGCATGGAACGACATGAATTTATTGAGTAATGCTTCTATAATCAAAACCAATTGCTTCTTTGCACATATTCGGGCAGCAACTAATGGAGGAGTTTCCATAGAAAATTGCCACCCCTTTAAATACGACGAGTTTTTAATGATGCATAATGGGGGGATTCAAGATTTTGAAAAGATTAAGTATCATCTCGTTTCATTATTGGATGAAGAGGCTTTTATATGGATAAAAGGGCAAAATGATACGCAATACATTCTAGCTTTATTTATGACTAATTTCAGAGAAATGGAAATTGCAAGACCTGCAAGCCATCAACAATTAGTCGATTGCTTCAATAAAACTTTCCTTGATATAGAAAACTTAAAATCGGCTAAGGGAATAGATAGCATTTCAAACTACAATATCGTGCTGACTGACGGCAAAAGAATGATTGCCACGCGTTATTGTACAGATCCGAAAAAGGATAGTAGATCTTTACACTTTGCAGAGAAAATCACCTGTAATATTGATAAGCACGGTGGAGAATTAATGTTAGACGATGTCGCATCACATGAAAGAAGTGCAGCGTTGATTTCATCAGAAAGGCTTACAGGGGACGGGCATTTCTGGAAGGAAATACCTCAGAATCATTTGGTGGTGATTGATGCTAATATGGAAGTGAACTTATATAAATTGGAAGAGGTCAAAAACGATGAAGTATAAGTTCCTTCGATTAAACTCTTAAGGTTTTTAATAGCATATAACCACGATTTCGTAGGATGTGACATTCCGGAGTACTCGTAACTGGCGATATGCTTCCACTTGGAATTACTGAATTCTTGAGGATGCTGAAAGTAAGTTCTAATAAATGTTAGATGCCGTTTACACGAGACCGTTATCCGATGAATATTTGTCCTTTAGATGAGCTGACCGATCTGTACCTAAATTAAAAAAAGCCCCGACACAGTTGTCGGAGCTCTCTCTTCAATCAGTCCCGAAAATATTTCGGGATGATTTTTTCAAATTCTAGTATAGATCAAAGATCTCTGATACAATCCCTTCAGAAACGGAATAGAAACAAAACTGAGTTCCATCTGCGCTGAATAGAAGTTCATCGATGCGGTTGGGCTCGATGTAGCGACATGCCGCACTGATCCTATCAAATGGGATAAGGCCGTCAGCACCGCCACAATTGTTTTCTGCTGTCCATAGATCAGTATCAAAAGGACCATCAGAGAAGAAGAATCCCGGGATATCATATGGTTGCATTTGGTCACCGTTGCTATCGGCCATGTTCATCGTTTGGTATTCAACGAAAGCATCGAAGCAACCATCTCCGGGATTGGTAAGGGTCCACATTGCAGATACACGATCAAAGGATATGGTATTATCGGGACCCCATTGATTGGTATTGCTAAATCCGCTGCTCCACTCAAAGAGATCTTCGTCGTTCCACCCTCCTTCCACATCAGAATCGTCGAATTCGGCGAACGTATATTGCTCACCCTCCTCGTTAAAAATATAGAGCCTACTTGCTGTCGTAAGGCAAGCTGCCCCTGCAGAAGGAAGTTGAGAGTCGCGAAAGATGCTTTCACTATCATCGAAGTCTAAGACTACTTTTACTTCTTCGTCCTCATACCAAGCATATTTGTCTCCATCTTGATTGAAGAGAAGCATTACACCCATGCCAAGATCTGTTGCGGCACCAATTCCATTTCCATCAAAAATTCCCTGAAGCGCACGGTATTTTTCGGGAATCGGATTATCGGCAGGAGTGGCGGTTTCTGTATTGTCGTCGTCATCTTTATTGCAGGCGAGGAAAACGAAAGAGAACAGTAAATAGAAGAGTACTTTTTTCATGATATTTAAGTTTTTGTGATTGAAGAATTGCTTGAGTACAAGTATCCTTCAGTCTTAAGTCAAAAACTAAAATGCACGGTAGACATTAAGGGGACAGCCGTAAGAATAGGTTAGGACAAATCGTGGACAGAAATCCTAGATGCCAGAAAAATAGATTGTTACAGATTTACGATAAAAGTCTCTAAACTGGCTTCGGCAGATAGGTTGAGTTTTTTTCTAAACCGATGACGGGCTTTTTTTACTCCATCAGTTGTGATGTTTAAAGTTGATGCAATCTCCTTTGAGCTTAAATTCATCTTCAGTAGAGCGGCCAACCTTAGGTCGTTTTTGGTTATTCCATCCGCCTTGGAATTCAAACGCTGATAGAACGCAGGGTTGATTTCCTGAAATTGTCTGGTGAATTCATCCCAGTTGCTATCGATTGATTTTTCGATTTTTAAGGTGTTAAGCACTTCTTTGACGCTTTTGTCGGCCTCCGCATCCAAAGAAATGTTTTTTACTTCTTCCCGCAGACTTTCCAGTACTTCGTTCTTTTGGGCGATCTGTAATGCTTGACTGGCAAGCTCACGTTTTTTGAAAGACAACTCCTCTTGGAGTCTTTGTTCATGCTCCTTTTGTAATTCAATCTCTTTTTGGTGGAGTAATTTGGCCTTCTTCCGTCGCTGTATTTCTCTGTTGATAATCAGAATGGCTGCAACGAGCACTACCATGACCAAAATGATCAAACCGTTCTTTTTTTGTTTTTCGAGCTCTGCCTCTTGAGCCAACTTTTCGATTTCTCTTTCTCGCTTTTCGGCGTCAAGTTCTTCTTGCATGGCAGCCACTTTTTCATCGCGGGATATACTGCGCAAACTATCTTTGAGCTGAATATAATCGAGTGCGGCTTTGTGAGAAGCATCATATTTTTCCACCTCATGAGCGGCGGACATTTTAAATTGAAAGATATTCAGTAAACCTTCATAATCGGAGGTCTCCTCAGCGAACTGCTCCGCCTTTAGTATATGCTCATAAGCTTTCTCATGATCTCCCATGCCTGTGTAACACTGCGACCTGGATATCTCGATTTCCATCAAAAAGCGGGGAAAATCAATATCTGCACATACAACTGAAGATTCCTCGTAAAGCTCCAGCGCTTTTTGGTAATCCTCTTTAAGCATATAGGCTTCGCCCAGATTGTACACTGCAATGGCGACTCCTAGCGCATATTCACTTTCCCGGTAGTATTCAATTGCCTCAGGCAGTCTTTTAATTACGGAGTCAGGTCTGTTTTGATCCAGATAATTGGCACAGAGATCAGTGATGCAGTTGGCATAACGAAGATCAAGCCCCATTTCTTTAAAGATCTTCGCCGATTCCAGCATGATTTTATTTGCTCCATCCAAATCATCCATTGAGGCATAGATGTAAGCCATTTCCTGATTGCTAATGGCCACCATTTCTCTGTTGCCCAGCTCTTGATACAAACGCAATTCCTCCGTATGAGCTTCGATAGCAGCGGCGTATTCACCTGCATCTTGATAAGCTAATCCCATACTGGCGTAGCAGAATGCCAAGATCTCTTTGTCGCCGCATTGCTTGGCTAGTTCCAGGGCTTCTTTCGTAAGTTGCATCCCCAGATCTCCCTCTTCGCTTGTTTGGAGAAAAGCTGCGCGGGCTCTCCTCGCTAATGCTCTGCCGCAAATCCAGCCGGCCTTCTCATAAAGTTCTTCGGCACGGAAGAATAGTTTTTTTACCTCTTCGTCCCACACCCCCATGTCTTTGCGTATCTGTGCCAACTCGATGAGGAGTCGGGCTGAAGCGGTATCTGACTTTGCCGCCATGGCATAATCAATTGCTTCTTTGAACAAGTCATCGCAGTTTTGCTCTCCTTCAGATTCGCAGTTCGCATAAGCCTCAAATGGAGATGAATTTTCAGCTAAAAGCGTTTTTTGAAAGACAAAAAAGAGGAGTAGGAGAAAGGCGTATTTGATTGTGTTCAATTGTGGTCGTTTTCTTGGGCGTCTAAAGTAAATTTTTTTCATAAACCTCCGGAGTATTGCCATTTCGGAAGCTTTTCGATCTTTACCGCTTCGATTGTGCCAATGAAAGCCTCACGATGAGCCGAATTAAAAACTTCATAAAAGATAGATTTCTGATACTCAAAATCAGAAACAGATTCAATCCGTCAGTCCAGATCGGTCAGCGGCAGTTGTTTCTGCAGTACCGCGAGCAAGCCAAGAAGAAAGAATTGCCCTCCATCTCTGAAACGGGGTTTCGCGTTTTTTCTCAGTTCGAAGAAGACGGAATGCTGCTTTTCATCTTTTCCGTTCTTGGAATGGACAAGAAAGTCTTTGTAGAAATAGGCTCGGATGATGGAGTGAACAGCAATTCGGCCAATCTCTATTTCAATTTCGGTTGGAGAGGGTTATTCATCGATGGCAATCCCATCAGTATCAATCGTGGTAGAAGGTTCTTTAGCAAGTATCCGCACTCTTGGTTTTACAAGCCTACCTTTCTTTGCGCCAAAGTAAATCGGGAGAATGTGAATGACCTGATTTCGAATGCAGGATTTACCGGCGAGATAGGCCTGCTGTCTATTGATATAGACGGTTACGACTACTGGGTTTGGGACGCTTTGGAAGTGATAGACCCTCAAGTGGTGATCATCGAAACGCACAATGAATTTGGGATGGAGAACATCGTGGTGCCTTACGATCCCAATTATTCTTATCCGGGCAAGCATCCGATTTACCACGGGGCATCTCCTGTTGCCATGACCAAATTGGCCAATAAAAAGGGCTATCGATTGGTGGGAGCCAACGAGCTGGGTTTCAATTTTATTTTTGTGAAAAACGGATTGGCCGATGACCTCATTCCCGAAGTCTCAGTAGAATCTGTATTGACTCATCCTTCCGTTGCCGAGGGACATCAGCAGTTTGAAGAGATCAAGGATTGGGAATACCTGAAAGGGTAGATGCCCATTCATTGCCCCCATTTCGTTTTTGCTAACTTCACTGAAACTTCATGTTTATGGAACAAATCAAAACCGGGTTGCAGAAGTCTGTACCGAAATGGATTTTGCCTTATTCTATTGTCGTAACCGTTTTGCATGGGGCTGTTCTCGTGTCGTGGCTGGTTCTTTTCAATCTTACTCCCGAATTGGGTCATTCAGATCGCGTAACTCTTTTCGCAGGGTATTGGCTTGTTCCCGAAGTGATCGGAACCAAATGGTTTACGGGAATTTTGCTTTTGTTTTCGTTGAGCGTTGTTATCATTGCCGGAAGGCTGGCCGAGCAAGGTAAAAGCAGTTTGGCAATCATTCTTTTGGTGCTGAATCTTTGCTTTGTTCTAATGAGCGGGTGGAGTTTGTCCTAGGTTTATAATACTTCACTAGATTAGAGGATGTCTTCTTTCGGTCACGTGCGAGATATGATGGAGCGTTACGCTGCCAGTCGTGAGTTGCTTCAAGCAAAGCGAAATCGCCATTTTCGAAAATCACATCTATACGATGATGTGCGCTTCAAAGAAAGCTCAGGCCAGCTGAGAGAATTGGATAAAGCCGAATGGGAGCGCGTCAAAAATCGCATCAGAGCCGGAAAGAAAAGAGAGAAATGGCTTTGGATTTATACGTCAATCATAGTGTTGATTTCTTTATTATTGCTCATCCATTGGTTCTTCTGATTCGAACCTGACTAAAGCATTCTACTTGGGCCTATTTTTTTTCGATAGCAAGGATTTTCAATCAGGCCGTTTGGCCTTCCGGCAATATTATCTCCTTTTTCTATTTCTGCTTCTTCTTTCATTTTCGGCGAAAAGCCAGAGCTACCATTTCAGAAACTTTGGCATCTCTGATGGTCTTATTTCCAATAATCTGGAGTCGGTTGTTCAAGACAGCTTGGGTTTTATCTGGATTTCGGGAGAGTTGGGATTGAGTCGATACGATGGCTCTTCTTTCACTCATTACTACAGTGAGGTAGGAGATTCTGCATCGCTCATGAACAAGAGCGCGGGGAATATGTATGTGGACGAGAAGGGCAGACTTTGGATTGGTATGAGGCAAGGAGGCTTGGCACGGTACCTTCCGGAAACGGATAATTTTAAGAATTACCCGGTGGCAAAAGCTGATTCGGGCGAAATCTATTTATCGGCTACTTATTACTTTACGACGGATGCAGAAGGAAGCCTAATCATCCGCACCGTAGACCAGATGACTTTTCGCTACAGCGAAGAGGAAGATATTTTTGAGGAGTATTCACCTTGGAGCGAAATCAAGACCGATGAATCTACCCCGCCATATCCTGTTTATTTCGATTCAGATTCTCGTTTTTGGCTATCAACTCTTATAAATGGAAGGCGGTATTTAAAAGCATTTAACGAATCAAATGTGGATTCCACCAATGCAGGTTTTCGTGTTCACGGTTTTGTGAACTGCGCCGTTGAGGCACCCGAGGGAGTCCTTTGGATCGGAACATGGGGAGCTGGCCTGTACCGATACGATATCAAGACCGACTTAGCTTCGAGGTATTTTCCAAGTGAAAGTGCGGATAGTTTGCCGGGCAGTGTTATAGAGGATTTGGAACTTGACAAAGACGGAAATCTTTGGATTGCGACTGAACAAGGTTTGGCTTTGGTAGAGAGCGAAGTCCTTAAAGGAAACGGAAAAGGCGTTGCCTTTATTCGACCTGTTAGCTCGGCTACAGGGAGGAGTTTGAACGAAAGTTTCAAAGAAATACTTTGTGACACGGGAGGAAGGCTCTGGTTTGCATCACCCTCGGGAGGTCTTTATCTCCATGACCCGCGGTCAATGCCTTACAGAGTCATCACATTGCAGAAAGGTAAGAGTCAGGAGCCTGTGATTGTTCGCTCTGTTTATGACATAGAAGATTCTGATGGTCTTCAGTGGTATGCCTTGACAGACAGTGTGCTTCGTTATGATCCGAAAACAGAAGAACAAGCGATTATCGATCTCAACTACAGTGAAAAGCCCGAAGGAGGATTAAAGACCGTTACGAATCTTTCCATGGCTGCGGATGGCCGAATCATGGTGACATATCAAGGTGGAACATTCGTGCTCCTGGATCCGATTACGCTGGATCAGGAATACTTTCCCTATGATGATAAATCCATTGTTCCCAGAGGAGTTCTGAACACTTATCGCGATTCCCGAGGGGCACTTTGGGTCTCAACCTACCGTGGAGTTTTGCGCCATCCCGGTAGCGACTTGATGGAATTCGACACCATTGTAACAAACTTTGACGGCCGAGAAATCATCGAAGATCAAAGCGGTATAATTTGGGTGGGTTCATGGAATCAAGGAGTAGTGCGAATTGATCCGAATACACTTGAGATCAAAAGATTTGATCCCACACGATTTGATGATACCGGTTTGATGGGAAGCGACGCCCAAAATTTAGTGTTGAGCATGGATGGCAGGCTGTGGACACTCACTTCAAAAGGACTGAACGTTTACGATCAAGAAAAGGATCGATTTGAATTTCTTGACCCATCTGCCAATAATGAACTACAGTTGACCGATTGTTTCACTATTGATCATCAAGGAAACGTCTGGTTTAGCTCGCTTAAAGGCCTCTATCATTGGAGGCGAAAAACCAAAAAGGTGATGTTTTTGGACGAGGATTACGGTTTGCCTCAAACTGAGTTTTATGAAATAAGATCAGGTTCTGACGGAGACATTTATGTTTCAACGGGTATTGGATGTCTTCGTTTTGATCCTAATCAAGTTCCCGATCCTGTCTCTCCCGGTGAGGTGCTTTTTACGACATTACTTGTAGAGAGCGAAAGCGGGGAAACCAAACAGAGCTTACTCGGGATAAAAGAATTTCAGATTTCTTATCGCGAAAATTTTGTTGAAATTGACTTTGCACCGCTCAACTTCGATTTGGATGGAAAGATCAATTACGAGTACATGCTCGACGGTGGTTCGGGAGTTTGGGTGGATATCAAGCAAGAAACCAAGGTCAGCTTTTTGGATATACCGCACGGGGATTACGAGCTGAAGGTGAGAGGCAGAAATGATTGGGATGAATATGGGCCGGTATCGAGTATCTCTTTTCAGGTGAGTCCACCATGGTGGTTTTCGAAAATCGCCATATTTGGTTATTCGTTCCTTTTG is from Cryomorphaceae bacterium 1068 and encodes:
- a CDS encoding fasciclin domain-containing protein, with protein sequence INQAVVELADVGADNGIVHAIDAVLLSSETVVDVAIDNGFTSLTAAVVTAELLPALTDPFADFTVFAPSNEAFVELANELGTNAQGILTNPELANILLYHVLDGAVMSSMINNGDIVTPLNDANTLKLTATSGGDVFVNQAQVELADVGADNGVVHAIDGVLLSSETVVDIAIDNSFTTLTTAVVTAELLPALTDPFANHTVFAPTDEAFDMLAAELETDLDGLLGLPNLADILLYHVVGEDLLSTELTEGGLLMLNGQNTVIDLSDGVQINNATVIGPDNGADNGIVHIINAVLDQNFVNCETDFFLAPQNLEVVQSQFSEDITFQWDPVPGSVICQLRLQTFITETAENIFVEADEDGSEPSQITLSQSDFDGNDIYQVKVRCACSIDPLVASDFSQIVLFVPFGDNVISSEQGIQTANGINTMTVFPNPSNLGYINLRISNSENTASEGLLEIRDITGRSVASRRVVVEANQLLQVETNNMPAGMYTVSYTSGSERVTERFVVE
- a CDS encoding class II glutamine amidotransferase → MCRFVAYLGDPIIVEDIIVKPANSLIHQSYDAEESVMTVNGDGFGLGWYNSGIRKEPGLFKSVLPAWNDMNLLSNASIIKTNCFFAHIRAATNGGVSIENCHPFKYDEFLMMHNGGIQDFEKIKYHLVSLLDEEAFIWIKGQNDTQYILALFMTNFREMEIARPASHQQLVDCFNKTFLDIENLKSAKGIDSISNYNIVLTDGKRMIATRYCTDPKKDSRSLHFAEKITCNIDKHGGELMLDDVASHERSAALISSERLTGDGHFWKEIPQNHLVVIDANMEVNLYKLEEVKNDEV
- a CDS encoding triple tyrosine motif-containing protein, translated to MAFRQYYLLFLFLLLLSFSAKSQSYHFRNFGISDGLISNNLESVVQDSLGFIWISGELGLSRYDGSSFTHYYSEVGDSASLMNKSAGNMYVDEKGRLWIGMRQGGLARYLPETDNFKNYPVAKADSGEIYLSATYYFTTDAEGSLIIRTVDQMTFRYSEEEDIFEEYSPWSEIKTDESTPPYPVYFDSDSRFWLSTLINGRRYLKAFNESNVDSTNAGFRVHGFVNCAVEAPEGVLWIGTWGAGLYRYDIKTDLASRYFPSESADSLPGSVIEDLELDKDGNLWIATEQGLALVESEVLKGNGKGVAFIRPVSSATGRSLNESFKEILCDTGGRLWFASPSGGLYLHDPRSMPYRVITLQKGKSQEPVIVRSVYDIEDSDGLQWYALTDSVLRYDPKTEEQAIIDLNYSEKPEGGLKTVTNLSMAADGRIMVTYQGGTFVLLDPITLDQEYFPYDDKSIVPRGVLNTYRDSRGALWVSTYRGVLRHPGSDLMEFDTIVTNFDGREIIEDQSGIIWVGSWNQGVVRIDPNTLEIKRFDPTRFDDTGLMGSDAQNLVLSMDGRLWTLTSKGLNVYDQEKDRFEFLDPSANNELQLTDCFTIDHQGNVWFSSLKGLYHWRRKTKKVMFLDEDYGLPQTEFYEIRSGSDGDIYVSTGIGCLRFDPNQVPDPVSPGEVLFTTLLVESESGETKQSLLGIKEFQISYRENFVEIDFAPLNFDLDGKINYEYMLDGGSGVWVDIKQETKVSFLDIPHGDYELKVRGRNDWDEYGPVSSISFQVSPPWWFSKIAIFGYSFLLVLVVLLYNRFRTTQLLRRQKKLELIVEERTEQITLERDRSESLLLNILPSEIAEELKHSGQAQAKKINHVTVLFTDFKGFTKYSEKVSPESLVRDLHESFTAFDEIMVKHGVEKIKTIGDAYMAAGGLPTPNETHAQDVLAAAFEIRDFIEAGKAKKIANGLPYFEIRIGIHTGPVVAGIVGVKKFSYDIWGDTVNTASRMESSGHEGKVNISQTTYELVKAMSDYTFESRGKIKAKGKGEMEMFFVERVN